One Vanessa tameamea isolate UH-Manoa-2023 chromosome 30, ilVanTame1 primary haplotype, whole genome shotgun sequence genomic window, ctataaaactattacatgattgcactatgagtaaagacttaatgtgtaatataatatggtcatcaaaagaaaaacaggtcaagtactggctatcctagctaggctaaattaaatagcctgtgttaaggataatcagtcaTCTCCCCGAAAgttgtgataattaaaatacattagagatctatcgcctgggtattacaaatcgtatcttatgtaaaatgtttatagataagtaattcattaaattaaaataggtaataattatgtgtacaatttaaaatgagGGATAATTAGAAAGATTTTCCTTTCGCAGTTGTTCGAGACGTTAAGGAAAGAACGGCCTCAAGAACTTAACAAGATCGTACCAATAGTCGGCGACATCACGGAACCAGAATTAGGTATCAGTCCAGCGGATCAAGCGATGTTATGTCAGAAGGTAAGatctttatctatactaatattataaatgccaaagtaactctgtctgtctgtttgtttcttacgctttcacgaccaaactaTACTGGTACACTGGTATACTGGTACGGAACCGAAttaagtggttagaacgtgtgcatcttaaccgatgatttcgggttcaaacccaggcaggcaccactgaattttcatgtgcttaattcgtgtttatataattcatctcgtgctcggcggtgaaggaaaacatcgtgaggaaacctgcatgtgtctaatttcaacgaaattctgccacatgtgtattccacctaccctcattggagcagcgtggtggaatatgctccataccttctcctcgaagggagaggaggccttagcccagcagtgggaaatttacaggctgttaatgtattgtAAAAATGACGACCAACCCTTAACACGTAAGCAAATCTGCGAGCGAtgactagttataaataaaatttaaaacacattttaatactCAATAAAGCTACAATATTATCAGTCAATTTAATCTTtgattatctataaaaaaaaacaaatttactaagCGTAAAGTGGACTTTGATTTAGCGACGTTTTAAGCTATCACAATGTTTTTTATCAAGATATAACTATTTATCTATCTCatacaacttttttttcaaacatctTGTCTATAATTCGTtgattttcgtttgtttttaaacaaattttcgtCGTTCCGTACTAATGGTTCGTGCGGTTTCAACGGTGTGAAGCGATACTGCTCCGTCCCCATGGGCTTTAGCGTGATTTGATATAGTCTAGATATATTGATGGATATGGTTATTTACCTCGTAaaggcggtaaaggaaaacatcgtgaggaaacatgcatgcaGTTTCCACCAACCGGTATTGGAGCGATGTGGTGGTttatgctccgaaccttctcctcaaggttTAGGCCATAGCCGAGCAGTGGCACATTTACGCTCTGTTTCTTTACCTTTGaattgtttttgatattctcaataataattaatctaaaacaaaaattttacattttttttttagattttgtaGATTACAATTTTCTTGTAATCTACAAATCGATTTTGTAGATTAACGCGTtcgaacaaacaaactcttcagcatTAATATTGTCATCTACTTCTTCAGAACTCATAGTGTCTCCTTGTTTTTCAAACGGTACACCAGATTTTTCTCATAGCTATATCTCGATCACATCTCCTTTAGCACACGTCAATATGCACCATTAATAAaagcaatacaaaaaataaataaaacgaatagttTTGCTAACGGTACACACGTCAGTCATCATACAACTTAATtcttaacgtaaaataaaattgatatatgttATATTCAACCGAAATTGAACCCCTGTATCGTGGATAATTAACCTAATTACTTTGATGGTATGATGTTTTTGCACGTTATATAACTGTTGCTATGCACCAAACATGTAATCCACTgtctatagaaaaaaaaagccTTGGGAATTGAGCCACGTACCCATGACCCTGTTGATGGAATAGACACATGCTAACAGACACATACAATATGAATGTACGAATCATacgagtcaaaataaaaatcgcaTAGGTTTCTAAAGAAGATCGCCTGTTTAATTAAGATACATAATCACTCACTTCTCAGCTGTTCCTATACGTATGGTCTGTTAAATGATTGCAGTCAAAGATTTCACTAGGACTCCCACCCGAACTTTCTCATATTTATACTTACGCTGACACACACGCCGTCACGCTAGCAAATGCACCACCTGATGTTATGTAGTCATCGCCGattatagacaatggcgctaatattaaccattccaccaaccttgggaaccaagacgttatgtcccttgtgcctgtagttacactggttcactcaccctttaaactggaatacaataCTGGGTTCTGCcgtttagcggtaaaatatctgatgagtgggttgtacctacccagacgggctaccATTTGTTGTCTTTATTCTTTCATTAGTCATCTCACATACACTACGACATCTTGTAAATCACTCGTCGTGGAGAGACGTGCCTTTGTGAGTGAAAAGACGACCTTAAATGACTTACTTATATAAACTCACACAAATACACTCAACAGGCACGACATATTACATCTTACTAGCATCATTCTCACTCGTTTCTCCTTAGCCCATTTTCTTGGGGTGAGTGGAGAGGCAtgttgaaacaaaaacaaataaatttggcAGACttgtacttttaaatatctttttaccTGACGTCAGGTCTACTAGGGAATCCTTCTGCTATATTGAGGAGGCAGTTATGTGAAATGATTTGAGAACTTTAAAGGACTGCATGACATCAATCCTTTTTGGGAGATGCCTTTTATGGTGCGTAGGTTTCCTTGTTCCTTGCAGTCGCTACGTGCTCGATTGATCGATTATGTCCAATACAAATAGCCTTAATGCGTTAAAGACGTTATAAGTATTGCTTTgacttaaaacttaatattttattcctctGTGCAGGTATCTGTGGTCTTCCATTCGGCTGCGACGGTTAAATTCGATGAGAAACTAAAGCTATCAGTGACCATCAACATGCTGGGGACGCAACAGCTCGTCCAGCTCTGTCATCGTATGCTTGGGCTAGAGGTACGTATAAACACACACatggaaaacaaaaaaaaaaaaacatttttctaacgtaaaaatgaatgaatgattttatAGCCATTGTCACTTGGGAATGATGTAAGGATTCTAAAAATACAACGTACGTCCAAATTAGTTCggacatttaaaagttattttgaaaataaaaaacttcgACAAAGAGTCgagcaaaaataaattgaccTGACCGAACCTTCTAGGCTTAGGTAGCAATTTTTAACGATGAATAACTAGCAATCTGCTCAAGAAGTATTTTGGTGCACTAGTTTGTGCGCAAACTCAGGCATGCTATATTCCCCCGATCAAACTCCTATGGAATGGTAATCGGACACGATTCGCGCATAAACCTTATAGGAAGAGTGGGGAGACTAACTAACGGGCTGCTCTTGtgaatttcttgacagaaaaacctaataactcACCTGACCTGGTTTTCGAATACACGCAGCACGCTGTCGTGAATAAGATGTCTCTCTGTGTGTGTATTGGGTGTATTTACACAAACACATACGTCTCTCTCTCTCTGGTCGCTTTGAATGATCATGTAAATTTGCACTTTCAAATCGTCACGTAATATATCTGTCTTGACAAGGCTCGgtataatatttgtgttgtcgaagattatatttttgaattaatgtaCAAATTAGCAACGTGCCACTGTATGGTAAGTGAGCAccaccaataaattattaaccatCTTTCCATCgtcgatgcgccaccaacattgggtactaagatgttatgcccctagttacactggctcaccattCAAACACAATACCCAAGCaagtaaatgtataatattagtaatggtCTAAGGCTAGCCATGATTGAGTTTATGTCTATGGGTACACAGCGTAATCCACATTGTTAGAACCCACCTTTGGACTAACTTGGTTTACTTGGATCTTGAGtccttttagaaataaaaaacgaagagtagatatttttctattattattaatgtaaatttggATGGATGGAAGGATGTAgggttgcagaactatcgatagtactatcgatagtatcgatatctctccgtgagcaatactattggtagcagcgatactattgataccatcgatactatcaatagttttggactatcgatagtttaggttaaaagtaatggtttttgcaatactatcgaaAGTATTGCTCGTGGgcagctatcgatactatcgctgCCACcctaactatcgatagtctatcgatatgcaacactagatGGATGTTTTTATCTAAATCAAGCCGGAACAGCTGAACATCTtattgaaatttggcacagattATTGTCCGGAATGACAAATAGGTGACTTTGTACGgcatacccccccccccccctttccCCTTACACGCAGGCGAAGCCGAGGTCGGATAGCAGTATTGTCATAATGAATACGATGTTCCACTCTAAGTTAAACTTCAGGTAGAAAATCGTGTGTATGCATAATTAATGCGCTCTAAAAAGTGTTGTTATGGTATTGTTTTAttcaagaatataattatattattatagcattAGGTGTTCATTTCTAACGATACACCTGTCTATTTACCCAGTTCCCCCCTTATTGGTGAATATCTTCATCATACGTAGTTATTTCTTCGACTTTACTCGcgtttattttgaaatgtgaaagttttttttttttttaaatatttgtgacCAATGGCCAAAattgggtattttttttattatcattttatttctttttttaagacattttcgtTCGCGTctttattgagttttattttcattaatattattataatattacctaatatataaatgtaaatgctTTTTTTCCACTGAtagaaatcttatatattaataaaacgtgcgaacagacgtcgtcagtttacaatgtaattaaatcaaagcaaaacctgtcataggtttcgaaatttgtaaaaatatgttgaatgaacgcgaagtttcgcgtgcAAGCCACCAGTCTTCAATATTCttgaatactataaattatatttgaatataattttctcaataataaattacacccgtgcgaagcccgAAGGGGTCgctattatatgtaaataagtacTTTCATAGGTtaacaaaaaactatttatcgtaataaattagtttttcttaatgaattatacaaaacagaaaaataaccgtgaaatttaaagtatttattcgaGTCGAGTCTCGTAGGCATATTTGAATCGttaattacaagattaaattaaattttatactgcCCCTGGTTCAGGATGCAGATTCTTAACTCAGTAGTTGATCTTTGCCGATAGAataagttttacaaaatattcttttcaaGGTCATAGTgagaaaaactatatatatattttaatgtacttcCGAACCAGGCTTTAGTTCACGTGTCGACCGCATACTGCAACTGCGAGAGAGAACGCGTAGAGGAAACGGTGTACGCTCCACCCGCTCACCCGGAGCACGTCGTCACCCTGGTACAGACGCTGCCTGATGAACTGGTGGATCGAATCACGCCGGATTTAGTTGGTACGTTTCTGTTAAAATCAACTCAGTGTTCCCTGCAACTATATCTATGCTGAGGTTATCTTATTGTAACATATAGTTCCCATTTgggaaatatattacatatatagtaaGTCAGGGCCGAAATAGCAatgttacatatgtatatttagaccACCATTGAACCCATATGAAGCCTAgacgatgttattttttttatttttttttaattgtttagtaattagttggtaatttgtaattgtcttgtcttttgtaatttgcattttttatattgtattattattgttaggttaatagataaaattggCCTTTTCCATGCCGTGATGACttaattgaaacaacacttagctaaatatgtaattacctttatttttaacctataaatggtgtatgttttgtaagttgtccttaacaataaaaaaaaaattaaaaaaaaaacatcgtctAGGCTTCATATGTGTTCAATGAGGGTCTAAATGTATCTGTACATTTAAATTGATGaacaaaaacaatgaaaattcttatttattatccGGCTAGGAAATTTGAAATTCTCGGCATTTCTCTACTATGATATGAACGTATTATACATGTGAACCTTCCCCTTGTatcactctgtttatttatgataacCTCATCATAAGCCATCGcctagtttaaaagatctaagcgacTTTGTtgtatactatgtagagatatcAAAACTAAAGTATCAACATTAAAATGCCCTAATGCATGACCCTCTAACCTTTGAAGAAAAcatttggagctaattccacccatcacaatttcattgaaattagttaaatgcaggtttcctaacgatgttttccttcaccaccgagcacgagatgatttgcAAAGATataaagtacatgaaaattcattggtgcttacCAGGGTTCGAATCCATAATCAACGGTGAGAATGAGTTCTAATCAATAAGCCATGTCGGTTCTCATATTtcatatatgttaattataatttcaggaGACAGGCCTAATACCTACACGTTCACCAAGGCTCTTGCCGAGGACATGCTGATCAAGGAATGCAATAACCTTCCTGTCGCGATCGTTAGACCTTCAATTGGTAAGTTAAACGAGACGTGTAGATGGAAGCTGACCGGCACATACGCCATCTGATGGTATTTGGTCACCACCGtaaatattggcgctgtaagaaataaccaTTTCACATCGCCAAGCGTATTTAAGTGTCAATAGAGCTTCGGTTTACAAGCCGcgtagcgatgtaaaaagtcgcaggatccaTCCTGACCCTTGGGGCTATTGTGGTACTCCTAATACAATTGACAAGCTTAAAGGGAGGGGTAACAATGtgattccttaattaattttagggcATCACtagtattattcaaaaaaaaaatgttatgccTCTTGTGCctaaagttacactggctgactcactcaaaccggaacataaccaTGAGGTATTGCTGCTTAGTAGTTATATGTGATAAATGAGCCTAGACGGtacttgcacaaagacctatcACAAAGTATCACCAAGTGTttgctttagttttttttaaattattgcttaAGCAAGTTTACAGCTCCGTTAAATAGTTGCGGAAACAAATGATGCactttatctattataaataaatgatttatacaatattatagataaaacatagatatcgGATATCGGAGTACAGTGTAACGATGACTCTTGATGTCTTGTTAGTCACAACTGAAACTATCAAGATCATTCGATTGGCGTAGATTAAAATTGAttggaatattatatatgtagatatttttatttatcccgTTTAGTTAGATCGTTTCAAGATTTTATTGGTATTAGTTGTGCATTTTCATAAGACGTAGGTTTCCTCGagattatttattgacatattctGTAATAGTTGacaaaagtaactactgagtttcttgccgcttctcggttgaatctacataCTTTCCGAGCCGGTATTAGCTCGACAtctaattcaacactgtaaaatgacgattttacCGAAGAAATGAGAATTCAGTGAGGCTTTTTAAATCTGTACCTACTATACTAAGTTTAGATTCACTACACAATGTTCTAACTGAACCACGGCTCTCTGCTCGTatgtttcatttcaattatactTCAAAACTACCCGCAGTCGAgtttctgtaagaaatcactttaTAGCTCACTCgtgattatcataataattatttatataagtagtgTCGGATATTGCCTTCTAGTATTACAGGTTCTTAAACTGcggtaatttttaattcaagttcCCCAGTAATAGCTCTGAAGTtcctaaaataatttcaaacgagaaaataataatatcatgagttattctgccgccaagcagcaataattggtattgttgtgttccggttttaatggtgagtgagccagtgtaactacaggcacaagggacataacatcttcgttccaaaggttggtggcgcattggcgatgtgaggaatgtttaatatttgttacattatcaatgtctatgggcctatggtggtgaccactaaacaGGTGgccccatttgccggtccgcctacatCATACATAAAAAAGAGAATAAATTCATCCGTATGTGTACAAAACTAATACTAAAAGTCCATATCAAATCATATGTCcagtaaaagaaataataataatttctttctaCGAATTCTTTTGAATTTATGGATGCTAGTCTTATTAGTCAATAAATTTCGTTGAAAGATAACTATGTTATCGTTTAACATAATTAcacagtttttaaaatatttttaatcgcaCGATAAATTTAGGCGTGTAGATAAACAAgggttttttttaacgtttcatAATCAATCATATGATAACGATGACGGGTTTAATACATTCCAATGGCAAGAGGAGTTGCAATAAACAAACCTTCGATCTTCATATACGACCTGCTAATGGCTCCGCTACATcgtgcactacaaacagttcttgtttaatgtatctttatttgtaaCACAGCACAATTCCACttaactttcattttatttccaaagttaTGTAATACCTCCTGAGATTCTCAGTTATCGCTTCAAGCTGAGATTTAAACTATTGATGTATTGCAGACACGGTGTCTCTAGATTAtagattctatattttttatcaatgtaaATAGTCAGACCGACTGATAAATGAGCCAACCAatggtaagtgggcaccactgtggacattggctctgtaaaaatatttattgtcctttacaccgccaatgcaccaccaacgtTGGAaagtgagatgttatgtcccttgtgcctttagtttgagttggctcactcaatcttcaaGCTGGatcacagcaatactaagtattgctgtctaGCGGTAGAATACGTATCATATACCTAGAATacccataaattaaaatatttattaataacattatgttttaaattctcAGTACTCTCATCTGTCCGGGAGCCGGTTAAAGGTTGGGTGGATAACTGGAATGGTCCCAATGGCATCATAGCAGCGGTCGGCAAGGGCGTATTCCGTACCATGCTTGGCACGGGTGGACGTGTCGCAGATTTGGTGCCAGTCGATACCGTCATCAATCTGATGATTGTTTGCGCTTGGCGGACTCATTTGAGACGGTAAatgagaaattaattataatgatgtatgtataataagaacatttgtaaaaacgcttttttttttaattatttagtaatttgacTCTGAATACCGATTGGTCGATAACAGCATACGATCCAATCGGCAGCCAATGCGCATCATTTAGTCTTAGTTAATCTCACTTTGATCATCAATTTGGACGCTTCTAGTTAATCATACTATCAATCTATCGATTGACTGCATTGTGATAATTTCCTTAGAGGTATGTGGATCAGCTTGAGGTATTCTATTTTTCAAGGGATAGCATACGGTTTTCTGAGCCGAACTTAATAAATCCGAAGGCAAATCAATTGCAAATTATCTTCGATATTAATTtcttagagccgagatggcccagtggttagaacgcgtgcatcttaaccgatgatttcgggttcaaatccaagcaggcaccactgaattttcatgtgcttaatttgtgtttataattcatctcgtgctcggcggtgaaggaaaacatcgtgaggaaacctgcatgtgtctaaattcaacgaaattctgccacatgtgtattccaccaacccgcattggagcagcgtggtggaatatgctccataccttctcctcaacgggagaggaggccttagcccagcagtgggaaatttacaggctgattatgttatgtttatgttatgttattaatttctttcttGCAAATGGTTCCTTGggctatttcttatttttatcttcataatatatctttatcccCAATTTATAGTTAAATGCTGGGAGCGTTTAGGGCGCTAAGAAAAAGGCGCACTATTTCGTCATGATATGTAACTTAGGCAACTGTTAAAAGTATTGAGACTAAAAATGTAGATTAAGGAGAAAGCAGATcctctaataattttattactggaTTTTTAGAGGTGACGGTGTGGTGGTCTACAACTGCTGCACGGGTCAGCAGAATCCGATCACGTGGCAACGTTTCGTCAAAACCAGTTTCAAGTATATGAGAAAACATCCCTTTAGTGAGTATCTGATCGCTTTAACTGTCTAGTGTTTTACTAATTTGATTCAAAACTTGTAGTGTTTTAAtgcaatattgttttattcgtGTGCGTATTGaactatattacaatttttcaatCAATAGGTGTATGCTTTAGGAATAAATGATCCTCAATCTTCCGAATCAATTACTTACTTTTTTGACAATTTAGATcaatctatgaaaaaaaaattaagtatcttaaacaaatattttagccATATCATATGATCTGTTATTTTTGGgcaaatttacattttcaaccaaaagtaattgtaaatgaaatgtttgatttatttttgttttaggatTTATAATTTGCGCTGTATTTTAGTGTTTTCATATTATGTTTCCAGGTGAAATTACTTGGTATCCTGGTGGAGATATTACGAATAACCGTCTCAAGCACAGCACGCTGACGTTTTTGCAGCACAGAGCACCGGCCACCATCATAGACCTCATCGCCAAACTCACTGGAAACAAACCtatgtatgttttatcaatcgaaaaatatgtactaaaaataGAGAACTGTTTTAAGAATGCAATAATGGTCCAAAAATTACACCAGCAATTCCGCCATAAGTGGTCACCTTGGCTCAAAGACTTGGCACTGCAAGTGATATAATGCTAACCTTACACCGTCAATGCACCGGCAACCATGGAATCTAGTGTCGATTCTCTTTGCCAACTCAAATTTAACTTAAACCGGAAAATAGCAATAGTAATAATGTTTGGCAGAagaataattattgataattgaATGCTACAACACATTCGGACGCCTGA contains:
- the LOC113391692 gene encoding putative fatty acyl-CoA reductase CG5065, which encodes MASCLGGHFGPSQEYMPVAEFYADKSVFVTGGTGFMGKVLVEKLLRSCPKIKKIYLLMRPKRGQDVASRLTELTQSPLFETLRKERPQELNKIVPIVGDITEPELGISPADQAMLCQKVSVVFHSAATVKFDEKLKLSVTINMLGTQQLVQLCHRMLGLEALVHVSTAYCNCERERVEETVYAPPAHPEHVVTLVQTLPDELVDRITPDLVGDRPNTYTFTKALAEDMLIKECNNLPVAIVRPSIVLSSVREPVKGWVDNWNGPNGIIAAVGKGVFRTMLGTGGRVADLVPVDTVINLMIVCAWRTHLRRGDGVVVYNCCTGQQNPITWQRFVKTSFKYMRKHPFSEITWYPGGDITNNRLKHSTLTFLQHRAPATIIDLIAKLTGNKPMMVRVQNKLEKASACLEYFTTRQWAFADDNVQALCTALSPEDRNTFDFDVTNIDWDAYIESYVLGIRRFLFKESPDTLPKSRKLLRRLHIVHILTQVAAVFFLWRFLFSRSNALRNIWRRIVDLLTRAARLLAIA